The proteins below come from a single Erythrobacter sp. SG61-1L genomic window:
- the greA gene encoding transcription elongation factor GreA has protein sequence MEKVPMLAEGYEMLTAELQLLRAERPKIVDAIEEAREHGDLSENAEYHAAKERQGQVEAQIADLEDKVSRAQIIDPATLSGDRIIFGATVTLLDEDDKPSRYQIVGQTEADVKKGRISYNSPLGKALIGRKVGEEVEVTVPSGDRFYLVDKIEFI, from the coding sequence ATGGAAAAAGTCCCCATGCTGGCGGAAGGCTACGAAATGCTGACCGCCGAACTGCAATTGCTGCGTGCCGAACGGCCGAAGATCGTGGATGCGATCGAAGAAGCGCGCGAACATGGCGATCTTTCGGAAAACGCGGAATATCATGCCGCGAAGGAACGTCAGGGCCAGGTTGAGGCCCAGATTGCTGACCTTGAGGACAAGGTCAGCCGTGCGCAGATCATCGATCCTGCTACGCTTTCGGGCGACCGCATCATTTTCGGTGCGACGGTCACGCTGCTTGATGAAGACGACAAACCGAGCCGCTACCAGATCGTTGGCCAGACAGAGGCTGACGTTAAAAAGGGCCGGATTTCGTACAATTCGCCCCTCGGCAAGGCTCTGATCGGCCGCAAGGTGGGCGAGGAAGTGGAAGTGACCGTTCCATCGGGCGACCGCTTCTATCTCGTCGACAAGATCGAGTTCATCTGA